The following proteins come from a genomic window of Gemmatimonadota bacterium:
- a CDS encoding ABC transporter permease: MRLHTLTEGVAMALDSLRANKLRSFLTILGVVIGVSTVMTMASIVQGIRTQIFTALNAAVPNTFYIFRFNAGTPMNPDNLPPEVRQRPVVSEADAAAIAQSPVIRHAALWCRFFTRIGQAEATTQTTIVFGADERFMDLQGGTLLRGRFFAPSEIRGGAPVTVLAADIAETLFGSGNPIGRFVRMGTRALMVIGVWQPPDNVFSPQGVSTGAIIPFRAAKGSFRFSETTDQFVIVLGVPTLPIDEVQDGAAIALRKHRGLRPGMEDNFDMLTQDQILEIIGKLTGAFFLVMVALSGVALLVGGIGVMAIMMVSVTSRTREIGTRKALGATRREVLWQFLVEAATLTALGGVMGILAGLLFGEVLKFALKIDASPPLWSAVVAVGVSVAIGLGFGLYPANRAARMDPVEALRHE, from the coding sequence GTGCGACTCCACACTCTGACCGAGGGCGTCGCCATGGCCCTCGACTCGCTCCGCGCCAACAAACTCCGCTCGTTCCTGACCATTCTCGGCGTGGTCATCGGGGTCTCGACGGTGATGACGATGGCGTCGATCGTCCAAGGCATCCGGACCCAGATTTTCACTGCGCTGAACGCCGCGGTACCGAATACCTTCTACATCTTCCGCTTCAATGCGGGCACCCCGATGAATCCGGACAACCTGCCCCCCGAGGTCCGCCAACGCCCGGTCGTCTCGGAAGCCGATGCCGCGGCGATCGCCCAGTCCCCGGTCATCCGCCACGCGGCGCTGTGGTGCCGGTTCTTCACCCGGATCGGCCAGGCCGAAGCCACCACCCAGACCACGATTGTGTTCGGCGCCGATGAGCGCTTCATGGATCTCCAAGGGGGAACCCTGCTCCGGGGCCGGTTCTTCGCGCCGTCCGAAATCCGCGGCGGCGCCCCCGTCACCGTCTTGGCGGCAGACATCGCGGAGACCCTCTTCGGTTCCGGCAATCCGATCGGCCGGTTTGTCCGAATGGGCACCCGTGCGCTCATGGTCATCGGGGTGTGGCAGCCACCGGACAACGTCTTTTCACCGCAGGGCGTCTCGACCGGGGCCATCATTCCTTTCCGAGCCGCCAAAGGGTCCTTTCGTTTCAGCGAGACGACCGACCAATTCGTGATTGTCCTCGGGGTGCCGACCCTGCCGATCGATGAGGTCCAGGATGGCGCTGCCATCGCGTTGCGGAAGCATCGGGGGCTCCGGCCCGGCATGGAGGACAATTTCGACATGCTGACCCAGGACCAGATCCTCGAAATCATCGGCAAGCTGACCGGCGCGTTCTTCCTCGTGATGGTCGCCTTGTCGGGCGTCGCGCTCCTGGTCGGGGGGATCGGGGTCATGGCGATCATGATGGTGTCCGTCACCAGCCGGACCCGGGAAATCGGGACTCGGAAGGCCTTGGGCGCCACCCGGCGGGAAGTGCTCTGGCAGTTCCTGGTCGAGGCCGCCACCCTTACCGCCCTGGGCGGCGTCATGGGAATCCTGGCCGGCCTACTCTTCGGCGAGGTCCTCAAGTTCGCCCTCAAGATCGACGCCAGTCCGCCGCTCTGGAGCGCGGTCGTGGCGGTCGGGGTGTCGGTGGCCATCGGCCTCGGCTTTGGACTCTATCCCGCCAACCGGGCCGCCAGGATGGACCCGGTTGAAGCCCTTCGTCACGAATAA
- the mnmA gene encoding tRNA 2-thiouridine(34) synthase MnmA, whose amino-acid sequence MKRPRGILQPWLRCSPASSRKCGNSQRCSDVPEKILVAMSGGVDSSVAAALLVEQGHEVVGATMKLFCYGDDVPDRPCCSLDSINDARDVAHRLGIPHYVLNFEDRFGQQVIQNFVDEYSRGRTPIPCVRCNSFTKFRDLLAHATALGCDAIATGHYAVARDGALFRGTDRTKDQSYFLWGIARDVVQRMRTPVGELSKTETRAYARRLGLATADKEESVEICFVPDDNYVGVLEKHLPADAPALSPGPVLTTAGEQIGEHQGFARYTIGQRRRLPGGAALPLYVVAIRPEDRAVVVGPASALDGRTVCLEEMNWLVDPLPAGTACEIQIRYRSRAVPGRIRSTDGATVTVDLDLAARAITPGQSGVLYTATGQVLGGGVIA is encoded by the coding sequence ATGAAACGACCGCGCGGGATACTGCAGCCCTGGTTGCGGTGTTCCCCGGCATCGTCGAGAAAGTGCGGCAACTCGCAGCGGTGCTCGGACGTGCCTGAGAAGATCTTGGTCGCCATGTCGGGCGGGGTCGATAGTTCGGTCGCGGCCGCCCTGCTCGTCGAGCAGGGCCATGAGGTCGTCGGCGCGACCATGAAGCTGTTCTGCTACGGGGACGACGTACCCGACCGGCCGTGTTGCTCGCTCGACTCGATCAACGACGCCCGGGACGTGGCTCACCGACTCGGCATTCCGCACTACGTCTTGAATTTCGAGGACCGGTTCGGCCAGCAGGTCATCCAAAACTTCGTCGACGAGTACAGCCGCGGCCGGACCCCGATCCCGTGCGTCAGGTGCAACTCGTTCACCAAGTTCCGGGATCTCTTGGCCCACGCCACTGCCCTGGGCTGCGACGCGATCGCGACCGGCCACTATGCGGTGGCCCGCGACGGGGCCCTCTTTCGGGGCACCGACCGCACCAAAGACCAGAGTTACTTCCTGTGGGGCATTGCCCGGGACGTCGTTCAGCGAATGCGGACGCCGGTGGGTGAGTTGAGCAAGACGGAGACCCGCGCCTACGCCCGTCGGCTCGGGCTCGCAACCGCCGACAAGGAGGAGTCGGTCGAGATTTGCTTCGTGCCGGACGACAACTACGTCGGGGTCCTCGAGAAACACTTGCCGGCCGACGCCCCCGCCCTGTCGCCCGGACCGGTCCTGACCACCGCCGGCGAGCAGATCGGCGAGCATCAGGGATTTGCCCGCTATACCATCGGGCAGCGCCGCCGGCTCCCGGGCGGGGCTGCCCTACCGCTCTACGTCGTCGCGATCCGCCCCGAGGATCGGGCCGTGGTGGTCGGCCCCGCCTCGGCCCTTGACGGACGAACGGTTTGCCTCGAGGAAATGAACTGGCTGGTCGACCCGCTCCCCGCCGGCACCGCCTGCGAGATCCAGATCCGGTACCGAAGCCGGGCGGTTCCCGGGCGGATTCGGTCAACCGACGGAGCCACCGTCACCGTCGATCTCGACCTGGCGGCGCGGGCCATTACCCCGGGCCAGTCCGGCGTCCTTTATACCGCAACCGGCCAAGTCTTGGGCGGAGGAGTCATTGCATGA
- a CDS encoding ABC transporter permease, with protein sequence MPLSEAIRLALETIRTSKLRSFFTLLGIIVSVGFLVTVVAIIQGMNSYVKDNLTGAIIGTNSFQVRRTPIATTLLSDDAIRQINKRPLISRTDAEAVRAALPDVEAVSLQSGWPTPSVDVTFRNREVSGALVFGVTPDYQAVQDYRFAAGEPLTDTDVRERRYVAVVGFDVADKLFDGAEQAVGKSIRVGGLPLTIKGVVASKGRVLGQSFDAFILAPLPTFEAMYGRRLTTTVSVKVSASDQIAGAMARAEEAMRVAHRLRPNEPNDFAIDKADALLAFWATLTSVLFLVVPAVVAIGIVVGGIVIMNVMLMSVTERTYEIGLRKSLGARRQDILRQFMVESVILAALGGLLGVLSGAGLAMVVAAVSPLPAKVTAWSVAVALALGAGTGILFGVYPANRAARLDPIAALRSDG encoded by the coding sequence ATGCCCCTGTCCGAAGCCATCCGGCTGGCCCTTGAGACCATCCGAACCTCGAAACTCCGGTCGTTCTTCACCCTGCTCGGGATTATCGTCTCGGTCGGCTTCTTGGTCACCGTGGTGGCGATCATCCAGGGAATGAATTCCTACGTCAAAGACAATCTCACCGGCGCCATCATCGGGACCAATTCGTTCCAGGTGCGCCGGACCCCGATCGCCACGACCCTGCTGTCCGACGACGCCATCCGCCAGATCAACAAACGGCCACTGATTTCCCGAACCGATGCGGAGGCCGTTCGGGCGGCCCTCCCGGACGTCGAAGCCGTCTCCCTCCAGTCAGGCTGGCCGACGCCCTCGGTCGACGTCACCTTTCGGAACCGGGAAGTGTCCGGCGCCTTGGTCTTCGGCGTCACGCCCGACTATCAGGCCGTTCAGGACTACCGGTTCGCGGCCGGTGAACCGCTGACCGACACCGACGTCCGGGAGCGACGGTACGTGGCGGTGGTCGGGTTCGATGTCGCGGACAAGTTGTTCGACGGCGCCGAGCAAGCCGTCGGGAAGTCGATCCGGGTCGGGGGCCTGCCGTTGACCATCAAGGGGGTCGTCGCCTCCAAGGGCCGGGTCCTCGGCCAGTCGTTCGATGCCTTCATCCTGGCCCCCCTGCCAACCTTCGAAGCCATGTACGGCCGCCGGTTGACCACCACGGTCTCCGTCAAAGTCTCGGCCTCGGACCAGATCGCCGGGGCCATGGCCCGGGCCGAGGAGGCGATGCGGGTGGCTCACCGGCTCCGGCCGAACGAGCCCAACGACTTCGCGATCGACAAGGCCGACGCCCTCTTGGCGTTTTGGGCCACCCTGACCAGCGTCCTCTTCCTGGTGGTGCCCGCGGTGGTGGCCATCGGGATCGTTGTCGGGGGTATCGTCATCATGAACGTGATGCTGATGTCGGTGACCGAGCGGACCTATGAGATCGGACTCCGGAAGTCCTTGGGCGCCCGGCGGCAGGACATCCTTCGCCAGTTCATGGTGGAGTCGGTGATCCTGGCCGCGTTAGGCGGACTCCTGGGGGTGCTCTCGGGCGCGGGCTTGGCCATGGTGGTGGCGGCGGTCAGCCCGTTACCAGCCAAGGTCACCGCCTGGTCGGTCGCGGTGGCGCTGGCGCTCGGTGCCGGCACCGGAATTCTGTTCGGGGTCTATCCGGCCAATCGAGCCGCCCGTCTCGATCCGATCGCGGCCTTGCGGTCCGACGGCTAG
- the bshB1 gene encoding bacillithiol biosynthesis deacetylase BshB1 translates to MPVDLLAIAAHRDDVELTCAGTLLKAADQGHRTGILDLTAGETGSRGSADLRGEEAERAAAILGVVERINAGLPDAHLHNTDATRRQVVEAIRHFAPRVVILPFPVGRHPDHRIAAELARDACFLAGLVKYPAAGTPHRPVKILYSLAYREDPVKPTFVVDISDQFVRKMAAIRCYTSQFDGANSAGEIFPTGQDLYALIETQNAHYGSLIRSRFGEPFFTHETMLVDDVVALGGSSM, encoded by the coding sequence ATGCCAGTTGACCTGTTAGCCATTGCCGCCCACCGCGACGACGTCGAATTGACCTGCGCGGGCACCCTGCTCAAAGCCGCCGACCAGGGGCATCGCACCGGCATTCTCGATCTGACCGCCGGCGAGACCGGGTCTCGCGGTTCCGCCGATCTCCGCGGCGAGGAGGCCGAGCGAGCCGCCGCGATCTTGGGGGTGGTGGAGCGGATCAACGCCGGCCTGCCTGATGCCCATCTCCACAACACCGACGCAACCCGCCGTCAGGTCGTCGAAGCCATCCGGCACTTTGCTCCGCGCGTGGTCATCCTGCCCTTCCCGGTGGGCCGCCATCCAGATCACCGGATTGCAGCCGAGTTGGCCCGCGATGCCTGCTTCCTGGCCGGCCTTGTGAAGTACCCGGCGGCCGGAACACCCCATCGGCCGGTCAAGATCCTCTACTCCCTCGCCTACCGCGAAGATCCGGTGAAACCCACGTTCGTGGTCGATATCAGCGACCAGTTCGTGCGGAAGATGGCCGCGATCCGGTGCTACACCAGCCAGTTCGACGGGGCCAACTCGGCCGGCGAGATCTTCCCGACCGGACAAGATCTCTATGCCCTGATCGAGACCCAGAACGCCCACTACGGATCGTTGATCAGGTCCCGCTTCGGCGAGCCGTTCTTTACCCACGAAACGATGCTCGTCGACGATGTGGTCGCCCTTGGGGGCTCCAGCATGTAA
- a CDS encoding cysteine desulfurase: MRTTVYLDHAATTPVRPEVLEAMLPYFGATSFGNPSSSHRFGRTARAGLEKARREVALAVGADPTQVIFTSGGTEADNLAIIGTALAARDRGRPMRILTTATEHKAILAAAHQVVKLGGSEHILPVDRSGLIDLAALDRALEEQPAVVSVMWVNNETGVRQPVEGVAARCAAAMVPFHSDAVQAFGKIAVSLEDTPCTFLTLSGHKIGAPKGVGALVVRDRKAVDAIIHGGGQQFGIRPGTENVAGAVALGRAAGLAAQEVATESVRLAGLRDALAAALQAAVPDLVVNGAGAPRGPHVLNVAVPGGDNEALLMHLDLAGIAASGGSACSTGAVEPSHVLMAMGLHRSMALGSVRFSLGHETTARDTAALVAVFPGIVEKVRQLAAVLGRA, from the coding sequence ATGCGGACTACCGTGTACCTCGATCATGCCGCCACCACCCCGGTTCGACCCGAGGTCCTGGAGGCGATGCTCCCGTATTTCGGCGCCACCTCCTTCGGGAATCCTTCGAGCAGCCACCGCTTCGGCCGGACTGCCCGAGCCGGGCTCGAAAAGGCCCGCCGGGAGGTTGCTCTGGCCGTCGGGGCCGACCCAACCCAAGTGATCTTCACGTCGGGCGGAACCGAAGCCGACAATCTGGCGATCATCGGCACCGCCTTGGCGGCGCGCGATCGGGGCCGGCCGATGCGGATCCTGACCACGGCCACCGAACACAAGGCCATTCTGGCCGCCGCCCACCAGGTCGTGAAGCTCGGTGGCTCGGAGCACATCCTCCCGGTCGATCGATCCGGCTTGATCGACCTCGCCGCGCTCGACCGGGCGCTGGAAGAGCAACCGGCGGTCGTGTCGGTCATGTGGGTCAACAACGAGACCGGGGTCCGCCAGCCGGTCGAGGGCGTCGCCGCTCGGTGCGCCGCGGCCATGGTCCCCTTCCATTCCGATGCGGTCCAGGCCTTCGGCAAGATCGCCGTCTCGCTTGAGGACACGCCATGCACCTTCCTCACTCTGTCGGGACACAAGATCGGCGCTCCAAAGGGGGTCGGGGCCTTGGTGGTGCGGGATCGGAAGGCCGTCGACGCCATCATCCACGGCGGAGGCCAACAGTTCGGGATCCGGCCCGGCACCGAGAACGTCGCGGGTGCCGTGGCACTCGGCCGCGCCGCCGGGTTGGCAGCTCAAGAGGTCGCGACCGAGTCGGTGCGACTGGCCGGGCTCCGAGACGCGCTGGCGGCCGCGCTGCAGGCCGCGGTGCCTGACCTGGTCGTGAACGGTGCGGGCGCCCCCCGGGGGCCCCATGTCCTTAACGTCGCCGTTCCGGGGGGGGACAACGAGGCCCTGTTGATGCACCTTGATCTCGCCGGGATCGCCGCGTCCGGAGGGTCGGCGTGTTCGACCGGAGCCGTTGAACCGTCCCATGTGCTGATGGCGATGGGTTTGCATCGAAGTATGGCCTTGGGATCGGTTCGGTTCAGCTTGGGACATGAAACGACCGCGCGGGATACTGCAGCCCTGGTTGCGGTGTTCCCCGGCATCGTCGAGAAAGTGCGGCAACTCGCAGCGGTGCTCGGACGTGCCTGA
- the ppk1 gene encoding polyphosphate kinase 1, giving the protein MGTSLTDETPGLRHPGLYINRELSWLEFNRRVLHEALDSRTPLLERVKFLAIYSSNLDEFFQVRVAGLRKQVVARYHEPTSDGLTAEEQLAAISASVRELQRLHDRCLTRVVLPALAEAGPALITDWHHLTAADRTALERYFTDQVFPVLTPLAVDPAHPFPYISNLSLSLAVVLRGPDGDERLARVKVPKILPRWVPLPGNHRFVPLELVIASHLDSLFPGIEILGAYPFRISRNTDLDIDPDEAEDLLSLIQEEVRNRRFAEVVRLEVHASTPESLRHLLLAEINADQDGLTLGNDDIFEVAGLLDAGDLLLLSGLEFPDLRDPPFTPVTQVRLAPGRNLFDVIREGDVLVHHPYESFTTSVERFLQLATEDPDVLAIKMTLYRTGGDSHIARMLATAAERGKQVAVLIELQARFDEENNIRWAQRFEDVGVHVSYGASGLKTHAKVILVVRREGGEIRRYVHIGTGNYQPKTARIYTDLGLFSSDPALGADLSDLFNVLTGFAAPTGYRKLLVAPAGMLPEILRLIRRESEHARAGRPARILAKMNAITHPDVMVALYEASAAGVAVDLIVRGICCLRPGVPGASDNIRVISIVGRFLEHSRVWYFANAGSPDVYITSADWMPRNLDRRIESAVPLTDPAHREALRELLEQMWLDNRQAWELSAEGTWTQRHPGSGPEVATHRVLVDRYRPEFRREAAGPV; this is encoded by the coding sequence ATGGGAACGTCACTTACGGACGAGACGCCGGGTCTTCGCCATCCGGGCCTCTACATCAATCGCGAGCTCTCCTGGCTTGAATTCAACCGTCGGGTGCTCCACGAGGCGCTTGATTCCCGAACCCCGCTCCTCGAGCGGGTCAAGTTCCTGGCCATCTACTCCTCAAACCTCGACGAGTTCTTCCAAGTCCGGGTGGCGGGCCTCCGGAAACAGGTCGTGGCGCGGTACCACGAGCCGACCTCTGACGGGCTCACCGCCGAAGAACAACTAGCCGCCATCTCGGCCTCGGTCCGGGAGCTTCAGCGGCTTCACGACCGGTGTCTGACCCGGGTCGTCCTTCCGGCGCTCGCGGAGGCCGGCCCCGCGCTGATCACCGACTGGCACCACCTGACCGCGGCAGACCGAACCGCACTGGAACGGTACTTTACCGATCAAGTGTTTCCGGTCCTGACTCCGCTCGCCGTCGACCCGGCCCACCCATTTCCGTATATCTCCAACCTGAGCCTCTCGCTGGCGGTCGTCCTCCGGGGGCCCGATGGCGACGAACGGCTTGCGCGGGTCAAGGTTCCCAAGATCCTGCCTCGATGGGTACCGCTCCCCGGCAACCATCGATTCGTGCCGCTCGAGCTCGTCATCGCGAGCCACCTCGATTCGCTTTTTCCCGGCATCGAAATCCTCGGCGCGTACCCCTTCCGGATCAGCCGGAACACCGACCTCGACATTGACCCCGACGAGGCCGAGGACCTGCTGTCGTTGATCCAGGAAGAGGTCCGGAACCGCCGGTTCGCCGAGGTGGTGCGCCTCGAAGTCCACGCCTCGACGCCGGAGTCGCTCCGCCACCTCCTGCTGGCTGAAATCAACGCCGACCAAGACGGCCTGACGTTAGGCAATGACGACATCTTTGAAGTGGCCGGGTTGCTCGACGCCGGCGATCTGCTGTTACTCTCGGGGCTCGAGTTTCCCGACCTGAGGGATCCGCCCTTTACCCCGGTCACCCAGGTCCGGCTGGCACCGGGGCGGAACCTTTTCGACGTGATTCGCGAAGGCGATGTGCTGGTGCACCACCCGTACGAAAGCTTTACGACCTCCGTCGAGCGCTTCCTCCAACTCGCCACCGAAGATCCCGACGTCCTCGCCATCAAGATGACGCTCTACCGAACCGGCGGGGACTCCCATATTGCCCGGATGCTCGCGACCGCCGCCGAGCGAGGCAAGCAGGTCGCGGTCCTAATCGAGCTCCAGGCCCGGTTCGACGAAGAGAACAACATCCGCTGGGCCCAGCGATTCGAGGATGTCGGAGTGCATGTGAGTTATGGCGCCAGCGGGCTCAAGACCCACGCCAAGGTGATCCTCGTGGTCCGGCGGGAGGGCGGGGAGATCCGTCGATACGTCCACATCGGCACCGGGAATTACCAGCCCAAGACCGCCCGGATCTACACCGATTTGGGCCTCTTCAGCTCCGACCCGGCCCTCGGCGCCGATCTCTCCGACTTGTTCAACGTCCTGACCGGATTCGCCGCACCGACCGGCTATCGCAAACTGCTCGTCGCTCCCGCCGGCATGCTGCCCGAAATCCTCCGGTTGATCCGCCGCGAGTCCGAGCACGCGCGGGCCGGGCGACCGGCCCGGATCCTCGCCAAGATGAACGCGATTACCCACCCGGACGTGATGGTGGCGCTCTATGAAGCATCGGCGGCCGGCGTGGCCGTCGACCTGATCGTCCGCGGGATCTGTTGCCTCCGTCCCGGGGTCCCGGGCGCCAGCGACAACATCCGGGTCATCAGCATCGTCGGCCGGTTCCTCGAGCATTCGCGGGTCTGGTACTTCGCCAATGCCGGATCACCCGATGTGTACATTACGTCGGCCGACTGGATGCCTCGGAACCTCGACCGGCGGATTGAGTCCGCCGTGCCGTTGACCGACCCGGCCCACCGCGAAGCCCTTCGCGAGTTGCTCGAACAAATGTGGCTGGACAACCGGCAGGCGTGGGAGTTGTCGGCCGAGGGCACTTGGACGCAGCGGCACCCCGGCTCCGGCCCCGAGGTCGCGACCCATCGAGTGCTGGTCGACCGGTATCGCCCCGAGTTTCGCCGGGAGGCGGCCGGGCCGGTCTAG